The Chryseobacterium wanjuense DNA window CTTTTGTTTGAATTGATACTTTGAAATTTGGTGTCTGTATCAAATTTACGACTTAATTTATAGAATTATTTTATGAAATTAGAACATATCGGCATTGCCGTGAAATCTTTGGGTGTTTCGGATGAGCTTTTTGCGAAACTTTTAGGAAAAGAATCTTATAAAAAAGAAAGTGTAGAAAGGGAAGGGGTAGTCACTTCATTTTATGCGGCGGGAGAAAGCAAAATAGAGCTTCTGGAAGCCAGTAGGGAAGAAAGCCCGATCTCAAAATTTATTGAAAAAAAGGGTGAAGGCATCCATCATTTGGCTTTTGGCGTTGAAAATATTATTGAAGAAATAGAAAGATTAAAAAAAGAAGGATTTCAGTTTATCTCAGAAGAACCGAAAGAAGGTGCTGATAATAAATTGGTTGTATTCCTACATCCTAAATCTACAAACGGTGTTCTGGTAGAACTTTGCCAAGAAAAGCCTTGAAAAATTTTGTAGTGAAAGAAATTTTACTATTTTTGCAATCACAAAATTTAACCAAATTTTGAGGTCCTATAGCTCAGTTGGTTAGAGCACCTGACTCATAATCAGGTGGTCCCTGGTTCGAGCCCAGGTGGGACCACTTTTTAAATCAAGCACTTACAGAAATGTAGGTGCTTTTTTGTTTTGTTGGGTGAAACATAGGTGAAACATTTGTATTTTTGACTATGGCTGATAATAAATTATTATTCTTCAAAGAAATTGAAGATTGCCTTACTTCTGAAGGTATTACAAAATCCCAAACTAACTTTACAGAATCCTTTTACAAATATGGAATTAATTATAGCCATATTGAAGAAAAAGGCGATGATATTATTTTACATTTCTCAAATGATAGCTGTTCATCTTGGCTGTCTAACTTTGAAAGAAATATTGGAGAACTGTTTGAGAAAGCTAAACTTCTAATGGAGGAAGCTTATATTAAAGAAGAAATCAAAGGCTTTAAAGACTATGTTGAAAAATCCTTAAGGAATATATTAAGATTAGACACTTATGGTTTCACTAAAAAATATATAGACAAACTGATTAATTTTTTTCAGGTAAAATACAATTTTGAAATTTCTATTGCTTCCTTTGTTGCTAATCAAAAAGTTAATCCATACCTAAGATTAAAAGGAGGGCTTAGAAAATCTGATATTACTAATCTATATAATTTAAGTGTTGATGATTATATTGAATATGAAAATTTGGATGTAAACGATTTCTTTAATGTGCTGTCAGGTGATAGTAATAAAAATATAATCTTTAAATGTTCAACAGCAGAAATGGTAGAGTATATCAGAAATTTATTACCAATATTAGAAAAAGGGAGAATAAAAAATATTGAACTATCAGGACTTTTTTATACATCAGGCAATAAAATTCTAAAAGTTAATAATTATCAAAGATACAAAACCAGCAATAAAAAATCAGGAATATCCTTATCTATAGATCTGTTGGATTTCTTTACCAAACTACATAATAAACTACAGTAATAGCAAGTAATATTACTCTAATATTATCCACTTCTTACAATTTGAGAAGTGGATTTTTTCATGCTACTACCTTTGTCACCACAAAATGTAAAACAATGAATAAAACTGAAAAAAACATTTTGAGTTTCAAAGAATCCATTGAATTTATGGATGTCAGCAAGTCTTTCTTGTATAAATTGACATCAGAAGGCAGAATCAACTTCTTCAAACCTAATAATGGTAAAATCTACTTTAGAAAAGAAGATTTGGAGAACTGGATGATGCAGAATGAGATGAAATCTGTTGAAAGTTTAGAAAAGCATTTATTAACCAAAAATTTTAAATCTAATGGAAAGACAAACTAAAACACCATTAATTCCTAACAAAGTTTATAAGAATTTACCACTTATCCTTAGAGATGTTACTAGAGATTTTTCAGGCAGGGAGAAGGATATGCTTCTTACATCATCTTTAGGAGTGTTAAGCAGTTTATTACCTCATATCTGTGGATATTATGACTCTGATATAGTTTATCCTAATTTACACACTTTTATAACTGTACCTATTGCATCAGGTAAAGGAGTTATAATGAAAGCTAGAAGTTTGGTAGATATTACTAATGAAGCTATCATCTCTGTATCTACCTCAGATTATGAATTTGAAATGAAACGTAATAATAAAGTGGTCACACCATGTTTTGATTTAAAGATTTTGCCTGTAAATATTAATAGCAAAGATTTTTACAGCTTTATGGCCAGAACTGATGGAGGATTGTTGATTATAGAGTCAGAAGCAGATATCATTAAATTTATGATGGATAATTTCTCACATATTCTGAAGAAAAGTTTTCACCATGAACCAATATCATTTAAGGAAGAAGATTTTTATATGAATATTGAAAAACCTAAACTTTCACTTGTATTAAGTAGTACTCAGGAACAGTATAAATCTATAATGAATTCTGCTGGAAATGATTTAGCATCAATGTTTCTTACTTATTCTTTTGATGAGGTTACTAAGTTTAAAGATGTTTTTGCCAATAAAGATAAAAATAAAAGAGGTGTATTTGAGTATTATTCAGAAATGTTAAAAGACAAGTATTCTTTTTCTAGATATGGAGACAAATTGGAATTTGAGTTGACAGAGCGTCAAAAAAGAATTTTTCATCAGCATTTTCAAGATAAGCAAACTTATATACTGAATAAAGAATCTTTAAACTTTACTTCTAATAACAATAGATTAGCCTTAATTTTTTTTAAATTATGTATGATAATTTCTGCTTTAAGGTTTGTAGAAGAAAGAATAGAGCCTAATAAATTAGTTTGTACAGATGCTGATTTTGACAACTGCTTAAAATTAATAGATATTTATTTTCAACATTCTCTTTATAATTTCAAAAGTTTGAATTTAAAAAAATAATCTAAACTTCTTAAGTCTGCCTATTTCCAGGCAGGCTTTTATCAACTAACTAAATCTAGAAAAATGAATAACCATGCAACAATAAAAGTTGTTATGGGTAGTAAACCTTTGTCTGATGGTCAGTATCTGGTTTACTTGCGTATAACAAAAAATAGAAGAAAAAAAGAAATCTCAATTGGTTTAAAAGGTTTTAAAGAACATTTTGATAGTGAGCAGTTTATAAAGCCTCATCCAAACTTTAAAATTGAAAATAGTTTTATTATAAAACAAAAATATGAAGCATTAAGTATAATCAGAAATTTTCAGCTCAACGATGAAGATTTCACCCTAGAATCTTTTGAAAGAAAATTCAGGGGAATGCCAGAAACCAATGACAATTTTTTTGACTTTACAGAAGAAATTATTACAGAAATGGAACAGTCAGACAGATTAGGAAATGCAAGAGCCTATAGGGAAGCAAAAGAATCTCTGTTAAAATTTATAAATGATAACCATTCAGGCAAAACAACACTGAAATTCAAAGAACTGACCCCAGAGTTACTTGAAAAATATGAAGTATATATGCGTTCAAAAGGAAATGAAAATGGAGGAATGGCTTTCAAGATGAGGCAAATTAGAGCAATATTTAATAAAGCTATTAATAGAAAAATCATATCACAGGATATTTATCCCTTTAAATACTACAAGGTTTCCAAGCTCAAAGCAAAACCCAACAAAAGAGCATTGACAGTAGAAGATTTTAAAAAGTTGAAAGATGTTAATTTGTTGCAGTTTCCCCATCTTATGGAAGCATACAATTACTTTATGTTTTCATTTTACACAAGAGGGATGAACTTTGTGGATATGATGTACCTTAAAAAATCAGATATAGTTAATGACAGATTATATTATACCAGAGCCAAAACCAAAGGCAGATTTAATATAGAAATTGTTGATAAGGCGCAGGAAATAATTGATTTTTACAAAGATAAAACAAAGAATACTTCTTATGTATTCCCAATACTGTTAAGTGATGATATGACACCAAAACAGATTGAATACAGAAAACATAAAGTTTTAAGTCGTTATAATAGAAAATTAGGAGAGATAGCTAAAATTGCAGGTGTTGAATCTCATGTAACCTCTTATGTAGCTAGACACAGCTTTGCAACCATCCTTAAAAAGAAAGGAACAAGTACAGATTTGATTTCTGAACTGATGGGGCATTCTAATGTACAAATAACTATGACCTATCTGAAAGAATTTGATGATGAAGAACTGGATAACGCCAACAGAAGATTATTAGATTTATAAACCAAGATTAAACTTAATCTGAAAAAATAGAAATATCCTTGTGTAATAAAATTAAGAAAATTCTTAATTTCAATTTTTACAAATTTTTAACTCATTAATATTATGAATGAATTCCCTTTAGAAGAGGATTTTCATAAAGAAAATGGGATTGAAAGTAATCTCCCTTCCCAGAAGTTACCTGGAGAATATAGTGAAGATTTTGAAGAGAGGTCTGAAAAAATAGAACTCTACAATCACGACATTACTCTTGAAGAAAATTTCCAAGAAAACAACAATCCAAAGTACATTTTAGTAAAAGTTACAGAAGATGGCAGTATGGCTGTTGAAAATAATACACCATCATTAACCCCTTTTGACAGGATTGTAGTCAATATGAATGTCTATGATTACTCTGCATTTGAGAATTATATGATAGATTATGATACAATCTTTGGAACAAGACTACTAACTTTTATGAAATATGACAGCAATTTCTTTGTTTGTGATGAAAGAGTCTTTTTTGAGGCACTACTTATCAAGTACAAAAAATCAGACTTTACCTCATTTTACTGGTCTAAAGAAAAGATATTTAAAGAAGTAGGCATCAAGAAAGACAGGGCAGAAAAAATAATTAGCAGATTTAAAGAATTGGGAATTATTTCTGTTGAGAAGAAAACAAGAACATTTGAAGGAAAACCACAGCAGGTTAATTACTTCTTTCTGCATCCTGAAAAAGTTATTGAATTACTTCCCAAAATGTTTGGAGAAGAGAATGAAGAGGATTTTATTTTTCCAGGACACAGAGATATTCAAAAATATCTTAAACCTGGATTAGAAAAAAAGACAGGCAGGAAAAGAAAATAACAGACACCTTTCCCCAATGGAGGATTTCCCCCAATAAAAGATATTGTTAAAAAGATTATATACGATATCTTTTATTTGAGGATTTCCTCTAATGGCTTTTTGTCCTGAATGTGTATTCCTTTATCAGTAGGATTAAGCTATAAATCTATTTTTAACATCAACCTTTGACAATTAAACAACACTCTTAATTCCAAGAGTAAATATTAACCATTTAAAACTGTAAAAAATTATGCAATTAAAACAATCACAAAGACAACAAGTAAAGCTCAGATTAGGATTATCAGGAGCATCAGGATTTGGAAAGACCAAATCAGCATTATTATTAGCCTATGGAATGACACAGGACTGGAGTAAAATAGCAGTCATAGATACAGAAAACTCCTCAGCTTCCCTGTATTCTGACCTGGGCAGTTATAATGTTCTGGACTTACAGGCACCCTACAGTCCTGAAAGGTACATACAAGCCATTGAATTGTGTGAAAAGTCAGGAATAGAAGTTATTATTATAGATTCAGCCAGTCACGAATGGAATGGCTCTGGTGGATGTCTGGAAATTCATGAAAAATTGGGTGGCAGATTTCAGGATTGGGCTAATGTCACACCCAGACATCAGGCATTCATTAATAAAATTCTGCAATCAAGTTGTCACATCATTACCACTACTAGAAGAAAGATGGATTATTCTTTAGATATTGGTAGCAATGGTAAGACTAAAGTAGTAAAGCATGGAACTAAAGAAATTACCAGAGATGGCTTTGAGTATGAACTAACTATCAATTTTGAGTTAGTGAATGATAATCATTTGGCTAAAGCAAGTAAAGACAGAACTGGACTATTTATGAACAAACCTGAGTTTCTGATAACTTCTCAAACTGGTAAGATGATTCTTGACTGGTGTAATACAGGAGAAATTACTAAACTCCAGGTAACCTCTTCAACCTCTGAACAAAGTTACCTGGGCTCTAATGAGATTAATAATCTGATTAATAAGATAGAAAGCTGTAATACAATAGCAGAATTATTGGCACTCTACAAGCAATACCCAGACTATCAGGAAAAGCTAAAATCAGAATATGAAGTCAAGAAATCATTTTTAATCAAATTGTCTAACCCTCAAAACTTTTCAACTAATGGAGTACACAGATAATAC harbors:
- the mce gene encoding methylmalonyl-CoA epimerase, which gives rise to MKLEHIGIAVKSLGVSDELFAKLLGKESYKKESVEREGVVTSFYAAGESKIELLEASREESPISKFIEKKGEGIHHLAFGVENIIEEIERLKKEGFQFISEEPKEGADNKLVVFLHPKSTNGVLVELCQEKP
- a CDS encoding helix-turn-helix domain-containing protein, which codes for MNKTEKNILSFKESIEFMDVSKSFLYKLTSEGRINFFKPNNGKIYFRKEDLENWMMQNEMKSVESLEKHLLTKNFKSNGKTN
- a CDS encoding site-specific integrase; amino-acid sequence: MNNHATIKVVMGSKPLSDGQYLVYLRITKNRRKKEISIGLKGFKEHFDSEQFIKPHPNFKIENSFIIKQKYEALSIIRNFQLNDEDFTLESFERKFRGMPETNDNFFDFTEEIITEMEQSDRLGNARAYREAKESLLKFINDNHSGKTTLKFKELTPELLEKYEVYMRSKGNENGGMAFKMRQIRAIFNKAINRKIISQDIYPFKYYKVSKLKAKPNKRALTVEDFKKLKDVNLLQFPHLMEAYNYFMFSFYTRGMNFVDMMYLKKSDIVNDRLYYTRAKTKGRFNIEIVDKAQEIIDFYKDKTKNTSYVFPILLSDDMTPKQIEYRKHKVLSRYNRKLGEIAKIAGVESHVTSYVARHSFATILKKKGTSTDLISELMGHSNVQITMTYLKEFDDEELDNANRRLLDL
- a CDS encoding DUF3987 domain-containing protein, with protein sequence MERQTKTPLIPNKVYKNLPLILRDVTRDFSGREKDMLLTSSLGVLSSLLPHICGYYDSDIVYPNLHTFITVPIASGKGVIMKARSLVDITNEAIISVSTSDYEFEMKRNNKVVTPCFDLKILPVNINSKDFYSFMARTDGGLLIIESEADIIKFMMDNFSHILKKSFHHEPISFKEEDFYMNIEKPKLSLVLSSTQEQYKSIMNSAGNDLASMFLTYSFDEVTKFKDVFANKDKNKRGVFEYYSEMLKDKYSFSRYGDKLEFELTERQKRIFHQHFQDKQTYILNKESLNFTSNNNRLALIFFKLCMIISALRFVEERIEPNKLVCTDADFDNCLKLIDIYFQHSLYNFKSLNLKK
- a CDS encoding AAA family ATPase gives rise to the protein MQLKQSQRQQVKLRLGLSGASGFGKTKSALLLAYGMTQDWSKIAVIDTENSSASLYSDLGSYNVLDLQAPYSPERYIQAIELCEKSGIEVIIIDSASHEWNGSGGCLEIHEKLGGRFQDWANVTPRHQAFINKILQSSCHIITTTRRKMDYSLDIGSNGKTKVVKHGTKEITRDGFEYELTINFELVNDNHLAKASKDRTGLFMNKPEFLITSQTGKMILDWCNTGEITKLQVTSSTSEQSYLGSNEINNLINKIESCNTIAELLALYKQYPDYQEKLKSEYEVKKSFLIKLSNPQNFSTNGVHR